From the genome of Chania multitudinisentens RB-25, one region includes:
- a CDS encoding TcpQ domain-containing protein — MVKRNLVLTPLAVLLLGGCTTVPRAPTPVSVPERDGMETVRPVKDDIYQGRSPSVVRYDRYTLVNTRSQEAQRDLLNQLIDISIPPQRVHSVGEALRYVLFESGFTLCPADRPELTVLLNRPLPAVQRTLGPVKLQEALQILAGPAWYLVVDEVSRQVYYRLRDGYSVPVAPAPVALPLASQPVMTPSTAMNALQPAPPVPPVASSVSGLSTPDRLLSPPTMAFTPPTLQVVKYLGAAETVDIRQGRGQGALASVLKQIAPAGWEVVVSSDLATATKGKTYHWQGCDRWTHVLDTLLQSQQWRALVNWQNHRISVVALAGSESSANNAGGTQNVISTPVTPPIVPATPVAPATATPNNLTGVPTGKTATQEDKPVTPVLLPSVTPPVSTSSTSAAPAVFTPGPAVITAPVGKAWSATVGATLRESVTHWAQEAPCQGSGQWVVIWPTRLDYRIDAQLTFHGPFEDVLSQLFELYRQADKPLFVAANRLQCLVHVDDKPQATR, encoded by the coding sequence ATGGTAAAACGCAATCTTGTTTTAACCCCGCTGGCCGTGTTGCTGCTGGGCGGGTGTACGACCGTGCCCCGGGCGCCCACTCCGGTGTCTGTGCCGGAACGCGACGGCATGGAAACGGTTCGCCCGGTCAAGGACGATATCTATCAGGGGCGGTCGCCCTCGGTGGTGCGCTATGACCGCTACACCCTGGTCAATACCCGTTCCCAGGAGGCACAACGCGACCTGTTGAACCAGCTTATCGACATCAGCATACCGCCCCAGCGGGTGCACAGTGTCGGCGAGGCCCTTCGCTATGTGCTGTTCGAGTCGGGGTTCACGTTGTGCCCGGCCGACCGGCCTGAGCTTACCGTGTTGCTGAACCGGCCCTTGCCGGCGGTGCAACGCACATTGGGCCCGGTCAAACTGCAGGAGGCGTTGCAGATCCTGGCCGGGCCCGCCTGGTACCTGGTGGTCGATGAGGTCAGCCGCCAGGTCTACTATCGGCTGCGGGACGGCTATTCCGTGCCGGTTGCGCCCGCCCCGGTGGCCTTGCCACTGGCATCCCAACCGGTCATGACGCCATCAACGGCCATGAACGCTCTGCAGCCTGCCCCACCGGTACCGCCTGTTGCCTCGTCCGTTTCTGGGCTATCCACCCCAGACCGCCTGTTATCTCCGCCCACGATGGCCTTTACCCCGCCGACGTTGCAGGTGGTCAAATACCTGGGCGCGGCGGAAACGGTGGACATCCGCCAGGGACGGGGTCAGGGCGCGCTGGCGTCGGTCCTCAAACAGATTGCCCCGGCCGGTTGGGAGGTGGTGGTGTCGTCAGACCTCGCCACGGCGACAAAAGGCAAGACTTACCACTGGCAGGGCTGTGACCGCTGGACCCACGTACTGGATACGCTGCTGCAGTCGCAACAGTGGAGGGCGCTGGTGAACTGGCAAAATCACCGCATCAGCGTGGTGGCGCTTGCGGGTTCGGAGAGCTCGGCCAATAACGCGGGCGGGACTCAGAACGTTATCTCGACACCTGTGACGCCGCCCATCGTACCGGCAACCCCGGTCGCGCCCGCCACAGCAACCCCGAACAATCTCACCGGTGTGCCCACAGGAAAAACCGCCACACAGGAGGACAAACCGGTGACCCCGGTGTTGCTGCCGTCTGTCACACCGCCAGTCTCCACGTCATCAACGTCAGCAGCGCCTGCGGTGTTTACACCAGGCCCTGCCGTTATCACTGCGCCGGTAGGTAAAGCCTGGTCGGCAACGGTGGGGGCTACCCTGCGCGAGTCGGTGACGCACTGGGCACAGGAGGCCCCGTGCCAGGGCAGTGGGCAATGGGTGGTCATCTGGCCAACCCGCCTGGATTACCGCATCGATGCCCAACTGACGTTCCACGGGCCGTTTGAAGATGTGCTGAGCCAGCTCTTTGAGCTCTACCGTCAGGCGGACAAGCCGTTGTTCGTGGCCGCCAACCGTCTGCAGTGCCTGGTGCATGTGGACGACAAGCCGCAGGCGACGCGCTGA
- the pilM gene encoding type IV pilus biogenesis protein PilM: MGAWLLSCALVLSLVVASIDGNLGERALQKASVGDSAQMAVQMVTLVNALNDHLYHVLQTQGQVSLAVLGLTFTPDPRIDHVLQDGRLWVFTPEVPGLVTALRQQTRHSALICTVTKGRLLTLAGEDMNQTLPAGVADGDVVILN, translated from the coding sequence ATGGGGGCCTGGCTCCTGAGTTGCGCCCTGGTGTTGAGCCTGGTGGTGGCCTCGATTGACGGAAACCTCGGTGAACGTGCGCTGCAAAAGGCCAGCGTGGGTGACAGTGCCCAGATGGCGGTGCAGATGGTCACCCTGGTCAATGCCCTCAATGACCACCTGTATCACGTACTGCAGACCCAGGGGCAGGTGTCCCTGGCGGTGCTGGGGCTGACGTTTACGCCCGACCCGCGCATTGACCATGTGTTGCAGGACGGACGCCTGTGGGTCTTTACCCCCGAGGTGCCGGGGCTGGTGACGGCCTTGCGCCAACAGACCCGGCATTCCGCCCTGATTTGTACCGTGACGAAGGGCCGCCTGCTGACGCTGGCGGGTGAAGACATGAACCAGACGTTGCCGGCCGGTGTGGCTGACGGTGACGTGGTTATTCTGAATTAA
- a CDS encoding PilN family type IVB pilus formation outer membrane protein, translating into MPISHQDSPTRPRSGWVISLLALSVLSGCSLTTINEREQETQQTGAQAERLVKDMKHPRPAAVNWVDTPWINPKPITTARRPAVQDLPPCSLTLTINALSLHEFGQRVSTLCGLPVTITADAASTAEGLGARTVTQPVSGAIPAPDDHGRVPLAMMGGVTSVAPPVSASATINTLRWQGELGGLLDTVTSQLGLSWRVEAGRIVIYSLETRTFQLAVLNVRSSMRANVLSGTSASTGAEGGSASNSLSGEASTSQTTSVEQASDLYDDIKKTVETMLTPSRGRFFLSAASGTLTVTDTPSVLARVAEYIEHENAVLNKQVLLNVEVLSVSTSRSDQMGIDWSVVYASLGGVGASLTGAFSNASGNALSSGVSILDSATGSRGRFSGSSLLVKALSEQGNVAVVTSHSSATTNLTPVPVQIAEQTVYVARTSINTTANVGSSTTMEPGTITTGFNMTMLPFIQDSGDIQLQFSFNLSDSPTIRSIASTDGSTAMEMPYTKLRSLSQRVNLRDGQTLVLTGFEQTNTTVNKEGTFTPGNFLFGGGRDADKKRTTLVVLITPVLM; encoded by the coding sequence ATGCCCATTTCCCATCAAGACAGTCCGACCCGACCCCGGTCAGGGTGGGTGATATCCCTGCTGGCGTTGTCGGTGTTGTCCGGCTGTTCGCTCACGACCATTAACGAGCGTGAGCAGGAGACGCAGCAGACCGGGGCGCAGGCAGAACGTCTGGTCAAGGACATGAAGCACCCGCGACCCGCCGCGGTCAACTGGGTCGACACCCCCTGGATAAACCCGAAGCCCATCACCACGGCCCGTCGTCCGGCGGTCCAGGACCTCCCTCCGTGCTCGCTGACGCTGACCATCAATGCCCTCAGTCTGCATGAGTTCGGTCAACGGGTCAGCACGCTGTGTGGCCTGCCGGTGACCATCACGGCGGATGCAGCCAGTACGGCAGAGGGTCTTGGTGCGCGTACGGTCACCCAGCCCGTCAGCGGGGCCATTCCGGCCCCGGACGACCATGGCCGTGTTCCGCTGGCCATGATGGGCGGGGTGACATCGGTAGCCCCGCCGGTCAGTGCGTCAGCGACCATCAACACCCTGCGCTGGCAGGGGGAACTGGGCGGGTTGCTGGACACGGTCACCAGCCAGTTGGGGTTGTCCTGGCGTGTGGAGGCGGGGCGGATTGTCATTTACAGCCTGGAGACCCGTACCTTCCAGTTGGCAGTACTGAATGTCCGCTCCAGCATGCGCGCCAATGTGCTGTCCGGTACCTCGGCATCAACCGGGGCGGAAGGCGGCAGTGCCAGCAACTCCCTCTCGGGGGAAGCCAGTACCTCGCAAACCACGTCGGTGGAGCAGGCCAGCGATTTGTACGACGACATCAAAAAGACGGTGGAGACGATGTTGACCCCGTCGCGGGGGCGCTTTTTCCTCAGTGCCGCCAGCGGCACGTTGACCGTGACCGACACGCCGTCGGTGCTGGCACGTGTGGCCGAGTACATTGAGCATGAGAATGCCGTCCTGAACAAACAGGTGTTGCTGAACGTGGAAGTCCTGAGTGTCAGCACCTCACGCAGTGACCAGATGGGCATTGACTGGAGTGTGGTCTATGCCTCCCTCGGCGGCGTCGGGGCGTCACTGACCGGGGCCTTCTCCAACGCGTCCGGCAATGCCCTGTCGTCCGGGGTCAGTATTCTGGACTCGGCCACCGGGAGCCGGGGCAGGTTCTCCGGCTCCAGCCTGCTGGTCAAGGCCCTGTCTGAGCAGGGCAACGTGGCGGTGGTGACCTCGCACAGCAGTGCGACCACCAACCTGACGCCGGTGCCGGTACAGATTGCGGAACAGACGGTGTATGTCGCCCGGACCAGCATCAACACCACGGCGAACGTCGGCTCCAGCACCACCATGGAGCCCGGTACCATCACCACCGGTTTTAACATGACCATGCTGCCGTTCATCCAGGACAGTGGCGATATCCAGTTGCAGTTCTCGTTCAACCTCTCTGACAGCCCGACCATCCGTTCGATTGCCAGTACAGACGGTTCGACGGCCATGGAGATGCCTTACACCAAGCTGCGTTCGCTCTCCCAGCGGGTCAACCTGCGGGACGGGCAGACGCTGGTGCTGACCGGGTTTGAGCAGACCAACACCACGGTGAACAAGGAAGGCACCTTTACCCCGGGCAACTTCCTGTTTGGCGGCGGACGGGATGCAGACAAGAAGCGCACCACCCTGGTGGTGCTGATTACCCCGGTGCTGATGTGA
- the pilO2 gene encoding type 4b pilus protein PilO2: protein MTAQTHSSGTVLLADGNLTVVAGLQWQAVPRGRRGLARLTREKHRQVNRRVVCRGEQGRVAGFGILAGKKNRGSLYSLAALALSTLGRNGYGVFDLGEGRQVFLATLDGCPAVMGDVVGNPSDIGAQVTDFLAFNPDVDWRVVGTPAVPADWRSLLSTRPSTSARLRTVHSRRPWVAGLLLAGLAVTGYVAWEQWQQAREAADLAARRAAFEASQRQSPPIPRSLFYLIPGRDSYLPPCFYSSASRPGSRLRCR, encoded by the coding sequence ATGACAGCACAGACACACAGCAGCGGCACGGTGTTACTGGCAGACGGCAACCTCACCGTGGTGGCGGGCCTGCAGTGGCAGGCGGTGCCCAGAGGGCGCCGTGGGCTGGCCCGTCTGACACGCGAGAAGCACCGGCAGGTTAACCGGCGTGTGGTGTGCCGTGGTGAACAAGGTCGGGTGGCCGGATTCGGTATCCTGGCCGGTAAAAAAAACCGTGGTTCGCTGTATTCCCTGGCAGCCCTCGCCCTGTCTACTCTGGGGCGTAATGGTTATGGCGTGTTTGACCTGGGCGAAGGTCGGCAGGTGTTCCTGGCCACGTTGGACGGGTGCCCCGCCGTGATGGGGGATGTGGTCGGCAATCCGTCTGACATTGGTGCACAGGTGACGGATTTTCTGGCATTCAACCCGGATGTGGACTGGCGCGTCGTCGGCACCCCGGCGGTGCCCGCGGACTGGCGCAGTCTGTTATCGACCAGACCCTCGACGTCTGCGCGGCTGCGGACGGTGCATTCCCGCCGTCCCTGGGTGGCGGGGCTGCTGCTGGCCGGGTTGGCCGTGACCGGTTATGTCGCCTGGGAGCAGTGGCAGCAGGCACGGGAGGCGGCTGACCTGGCCGCGCGGCGAGCCGCGTTTGAAGCCAGCCAGCGACAGTCTCCCCCCATCCCGAGGTCCCTGTTTTACCTCATCCCTGGGCGGGACAGCTACCTGCCGCCCTGTTTTTACAGCAGTGCCAGCAGGCCTGGCAGCAGGCTCCGTTGTCGATAG
- the pilO2 gene encoding type 4b pilus protein PilO2 has product MFLQQCQQAWQQAPLSIAGWTLSGGECRSDGLRLGYDGSAGEPVEVFKARVDLLLGQPASFNLPAGGRSGEVFIVLSHDASQLRDEVPPDADTQLLRVLTHLQRQGMATTFTEVAQIALAGLEPDTPPPLQEWREFTFTVSSTLPPATVFNPLADTGLRLARVTFTLTGGQLSYETEGHLYAYK; this is encoded by the coding sequence CTGTTTTTACAGCAGTGCCAGCAGGCCTGGCAGCAGGCTCCGTTGTCGATAGCCGGCTGGACCTTGTCGGGCGGCGAGTGTCGCAGCGACGGTCTGCGTCTGGGGTATGACGGCAGCGCCGGTGAACCGGTTGAGGTGTTCAAGGCCCGTGTTGACCTGTTGCTGGGCCAGCCCGCGTCGTTCAACCTCCCGGCAGGGGGGCGCAGTGGTGAGGTGTTTATTGTCCTGTCGCACGATGCCAGCCAGTTGCGTGACGAGGTTCCCCCGGATGCGGACACCCAGCTATTGCGGGTACTGACCCACCTGCAGCGTCAGGGGATGGCGACCACTTTCACGGAAGTGGCGCAAATCGCCCTGGCGGGCCTGGAGCCTGATACACCGCCCCCTCTCCAAGAATGGCGCGAGTTCACTTTCACCGTGTCATCCACCTTGCCACCGGCCACGGTCTTCAACCCTCTGGCTGATACCGGCCTGCGCCTAGCGCGTGTGACGTTCACGCTCACCGGTGGACAACTCAGCTATGAAACCGAAGGACATCTCTATGCGTACAAATAA
- the pilP gene encoding type IV pilus biogenesis protein PilP, which translates to MTAQNVLLAAQLQGEQLQRQLRDSRNDGQASSPAPVLPGTSTVAPAAAPKTAAGKVLEISGTGQRLSARVALADGSVLEVVPGQVFPGTGLTVNSLSTAGVTLSDGRVVGMH; encoded by the coding sequence TTGACGGCCCAGAATGTGCTGTTGGCGGCCCAGTTGCAGGGGGAGCAACTGCAACGCCAGTTGCGTGACAGCCGGAATGACGGGCAGGCCAGCAGCCCTGCGCCAGTCCTGCCTGGTACCTCAACAGTGGCACCGGCTGCGGCTCCCAAGACCGCCGCGGGCAAGGTGCTGGAAATTTCCGGCACTGGGCAGCGGCTGAGTGCCCGGGTGGCCCTGGCCGATGGCAGCGTACTGGAGGTGGTCCCCGGGCAGGTGTTCCCCGGTACCGGGTTGACGGTCAACAGCCTCTCCACGGCGGGTGTGACGCTCAGCGATGGCCGTGTCGTGGGGATGCACTGA
- a CDS encoding GspE/PulE family protein, giving the protein MKQGTDVRVPEDIAEWVFVDPEDNDTVVRLFVDTHHRGDARVQSWVTAVKGLHTVRDITFVSLSDLVRLRDAVRQASQNTAGLTADDLRDVSANQEQVLRLFSLAAELGSSDFHMTIAGYTRIEMRINGDLQVIKDIPREDGYALASTIILSMCDVTEKQFFPNRKQDGRVKAEFLRKVNLFGARYSHTPTVDGLYVVMRTIADDGDNVPSLPALGYLPVQCGVVDNILRRPEGVIILSGPTGSGKSTTLRVFSAMYLGRTGGKKRLLTIEDPPEGRIPGSIQTPIIADKADPEATKLAWVQSISSALRLDPDAMLVGEMRDVNSALTAINAAMTGHQLMTTLHANCPVSILERLVVMGLNPALIADAQLMIGLLSQRLVPTLCPHCSLSWAARQASLDAADRDRLTGLFTADALTALRFHNPAGCSHCCKTVYGTVFGQGIAGRTVIAEVIQPDARFMQIFRERGKAAARQYWVTTLGGITRNQHLLIRIREGRVDPLLAEQVCPLDEDRLTLNATAPTTTDAGEHRHG; this is encoded by the coding sequence ATGAAACAGGGTACTGATGTCAGGGTACCGGAGGACATCGCCGAGTGGGTCTTTGTCGACCCGGAGGATAACGACACCGTCGTGCGCCTGTTTGTGGATACGCATCACCGGGGCGATGCCCGGGTTCAGTCCTGGGTCACGGCCGTCAAAGGGCTGCACACGGTCAGGGATATCACGTTTGTGTCCCTGTCTGACCTGGTCAGGTTGCGTGATGCCGTGCGCCAGGCCAGTCAGAATACCGCCGGGCTGACGGCCGACGACCTGCGCGATGTCAGTGCCAATCAGGAACAGGTGTTGCGCCTCTTTTCGCTGGCCGCCGAACTGGGCTCATCCGATTTTCACATGACCATTGCCGGCTATACGCGCATCGAGATGCGCATCAACGGTGACCTGCAGGTGATCAAGGACATCCCGCGTGAAGACGGTTATGCCCTGGCCAGCACCATTATCCTGTCGATGTGCGACGTGACCGAGAAACAGTTCTTTCCCAACCGCAAGCAGGATGGGCGGGTGAAGGCGGAGTTTCTGCGCAAGGTGAACCTGTTCGGCGCCCGTTACAGCCATACCCCGACCGTGGATGGCCTGTATGTCGTGATGCGCACCATTGCCGATGACGGTGACAACGTTCCCTCATTGCCGGCGTTGGGGTATCTGCCAGTGCAATGTGGCGTGGTTGACAATATCCTGCGCCGCCCGGAAGGGGTGATCATCCTGTCGGGGCCTACGGGCTCGGGCAAGTCCACCACGCTGCGGGTGTTCAGCGCCATGTATCTGGGCCGTACCGGCGGCAAGAAGCGCCTGCTGACCATTGAAGATCCGCCGGAGGGACGTATTCCCGGCAGTATCCAGACCCCCATCATTGCCGACAAGGCCGACCCGGAGGCCACCAAACTGGCCTGGGTACAGTCGATATCCAGCGCGCTGCGTCTGGATCCGGACGCGATGCTGGTTGGTGAGATGCGTGATGTGAACTCCGCGCTGACCGCCATCAATGCGGCGATGACCGGGCATCAACTGATGACCACGCTGCATGCCAATTGCCCGGTCTCTATTCTGGAGCGTCTGGTGGTGATGGGGCTCAATCCGGCGTTGATTGCCGATGCCCAGTTGATGATAGGCCTGCTCTCTCAGCGCCTGGTGCCGACGCTGTGCCCGCACTGCAGTCTGTCCTGGGCGGCCCGGCAGGCGTCGCTTGATGCGGCTGACCGTGACCGTCTGACCGGACTGTTTACTGCCGACGCGTTGACTGCCCTGCGTTTTCACAACCCGGCGGGGTGTTCACACTGCTGCAAGACGGTGTACGGCACGGTTTTTGGTCAGGGGATCGCGGGACGCACGGTGATTGCCGAGGTGATCCAGCCGGATGCACGGTTTATGCAGATTTTCCGTGAGCGGGGCAAGGCGGCCGCCCGGCAGTACTGGGTGACGACGCTCGGGGGGATCACCCGCAATCAGCACCTGCTGATACGTATTCGTGAAGGGCGGGTCGACCCGTTGCTGGCGGAGCAGGTGTGCCCGCTGGATGAAGACCGCCTGACCCTCAATGCGACAGCCCCGACGACAACCGACGCAGGAGAACATCGCCATGGCTGA
- a CDS encoding type II secretion system F family protein, whose amino-acid sequence MAESHTHAVFRWYCRVGFAAPDRIAFYESLGFLLMNHKPLRVALSDMREVATDFGRKTHPLAILLTELMDALADNRVGHTFESVLAEWVPVEEAGLLNAGLVAGMLPEALKRAIVLIEGRQRIKGAVVKATLYPLLLSGMAVAMLYTMAGKLIPQLEKLSDPATWTGSMATLAALTGYLMQYGELTLAGLMALLTLVFWSQPRLTGTVRHRVLDHCLPWSVYRDIQGAVFLLNVAALMRANLQTLPLLGRLSQHASPWLRERLAATAERVEDGEHLGKALRNTGFDFPSRACVNQLYLLTDGDGAEDIMEKFGERWLDTTVKRVERRAVMLNGMAVLMLLSFFGLVMGAIFQIQSMADAAM is encoded by the coding sequence ATGGCTGAATCACACACCCATGCCGTCTTTCGCTGGTACTGCCGGGTGGGGTTTGCCGCCCCGGACCGGATTGCCTTCTATGAATCCCTGGGGTTTTTGCTGATGAACCACAAGCCCCTGCGTGTGGCACTGAGCGACATGCGGGAGGTGGCAACCGATTTTGGCAGGAAGACGCACCCGCTGGCCATCCTGCTGACCGAACTGATGGATGCGCTGGCCGACAACCGGGTGGGGCATACCTTTGAGTCGGTGCTGGCCGAATGGGTGCCGGTGGAAGAGGCGGGACTCCTCAATGCCGGTCTGGTGGCCGGTATGCTGCCGGAGGCGCTCAAACGCGCCATCGTGCTGATTGAGGGGCGCCAGCGCATCAAGGGGGCGGTGGTGAAGGCGACGCTCTACCCGCTGCTGCTCAGTGGCATGGCGGTGGCGATGCTCTACACCATGGCGGGCAAGCTTATCCCGCAACTGGAGAAACTGTCCGACCCGGCCACCTGGACGGGGTCGATGGCCACCCTGGCGGCGCTGACCGGGTACCTGATGCAGTACGGCGAGCTGACGCTGGCCGGGTTGATGGCGTTACTGACGCTGGTGTTCTGGTCGCAACCCCGGTTGACCGGCACCGTTCGCCACCGGGTGTTGGACCACTGCCTGCCCTGGTCGGTGTACCGGGATATTCAGGGGGCGGTGTTTTTACTCAATGTGGCGGCGCTGATGCGGGCCAACCTGCAGACCCTGCCGTTATTGGGGCGATTGTCACAGCATGCGTCTCCCTGGCTGCGTGAACGCCTGGCGGCGACGGCTGAACGGGTGGAGGACGGCGAACATCTCGGCAAGGCCCTGCGCAATACCGGCTTTGATTTTCCCAGCCGTGCGTGTGTGAACCAGCTGTACCTGCTGACCGACGGGGACGGGGCAGAGGACATCATGGAGAAATTCGGTGAACGCTGGCTGGACACGACCGTGAAACGGGTCGAACGGCGGGCGGTGATGCTGAACGGGATGGCAGTGCTGATGCTGCTGTCGTTTTTTGGCCTGGTGATGGGGGCGATATTTCAAATCCAGTCCATGGCTGATGCTGCAATGTAA
- a CDS encoding type 4 pilus major pilin yields the protein MCELSTRGEGEVNVKYHGTFSERCVQKGVDRGWLSIEMAAVLLIVIIAVAAVAGMIAGNYARNDVSTEISNIQSIMANTRGLLKTQSGYNFTNAAKMTGTLVQFKGIPTTMTINGTAESGTATLWNTWGGAVTLTPEKVGTATTNNGFILTYNAVPQEACGVLAVRLSKSGLVSEVRINGTTNSTEVTATLAGTQCTADTGSTGTNVIIFKSNV from the coding sequence ATGTGTGAATTATCAACAAGAGGGGAGGGTGAAGTGAACGTGAAATACCATGGTACGTTTTCTGAACGCTGTGTGCAGAAGGGGGTAGACCGGGGCTGGCTCAGTATCGAGATGGCGGCGGTCCTGCTGATTGTGATTATTGCGGTGGCGGCAGTGGCCGGCATGATTGCCGGTAACTATGCCCGTAATGATGTGTCGACGGAGATTTCGAATATCCAGTCCATCATGGCCAATACGCGGGGGTTGCTGAAAACCCAGAGTGGGTACAACTTCACCAATGCGGCGAAGATGACCGGTACGCTGGTGCAGTTCAAGGGTATCCCGACGACCATGACCATTAACGGGACCGCGGAGTCGGGTACGGCAACGCTGTGGAATACCTGGGGCGGGGCGGTGACGCTGACGCCGGAGAAGGTGGGAACGGCGACCACCAACAACGGGTTCATCCTGACCTACAACGCGGTGCCGCAGGAAGCCTGTGGCGTATTGGCGGTACGTTTGAGCAAGTCGGGGCTGGTCTCCGAAGTGCGTATCAACGGCACCACGAACAGTACGGAGGTCACGGCCACCCTGGCAGGCACCCAATGCACGGCGGATACGGGGTCAACCGGCACCAACGTCATCATTTTCAAATCCAACGTCTAA
- a CDS encoding lytic transglycosylase domain-containing protein: MRGLCLLLAMLCSPGVSAFCFEAAGAKYRIDPLLLKAMAQQESGLEASAINLNRDRKSGKVTSTDYGVMQINSRHLPGLKKQGVIRDAQELLKKPCLNVQVGAWILARHLKTCDVSWHCLGSYNAGFAEKNAAIREAYANQVYARYKKLLRAERGIAL, encoded by the coding sequence ATGCGAGGTCTGTGTCTTCTGCTTGCGATGCTGTGTTCCCCAGGCGTCAGTGCGTTCTGTTTTGAGGCGGCGGGGGCCAAATACCGGATAGACCCGCTCCTGCTGAAGGCCATGGCACAGCAGGAGAGCGGCCTGGAGGCGTCGGCCATCAACCTCAATCGGGACAGGAAAAGCGGCAAGGTCACCAGTACCGATTACGGCGTCATGCAGATTAACTCCCGGCATTTACCCGGACTGAAAAAACAGGGGGTGATACGTGATGCGCAGGAGTTGCTGAAAAAGCCCTGTCTGAACGTGCAGGTCGGTGCCTGGATATTGGCAAGACACCTGAAGACCTGTGACGTGTCCTGGCACTGCCTGGGCAGTTACAACGCCGGGTTCGCCGAGAAGAACGCGGCCATTCGTGAGGCGTATGCCAACCAGGTCTACGCCCGCTATAAAAAATTGTTGCGGGCCGAACGGGGGATTGCGTTGTGA
- a CDS encoding prepilin peptidase, with product MRGWAPPVLEGMLLLMGGVVLISVLIGLAGLVIRPACRFLQQHAGQAPTPSVQLGWGWLYGVLGVLLLLPSVSLYSGLTGLVMLGFFLQLSVLDSEQGWLPREFTVRCGLAGLLVSLGNAGTPKDVLWVLLSVGSPVLLFGGVRWGAMRRTGVASLGLGDVYLVGALGAWLGLPLVMDALLLGVYGFIFSLLWQRVQRFPMSEGGPLGPWLCGGALVVTLVERYAPLLPWAV from the coding sequence GTGAGAGGCTGGGCTCCCCCGGTGCTTGAGGGGATGCTGTTGCTGATGGGCGGGGTTGTGTTGATAAGCGTCCTGATTGGGCTGGCGGGGCTGGTGATACGCCCTGCCTGCCGCTTTTTGCAACAGCATGCCGGACAGGCGCCAACACCGTCGGTACAGCTGGGGTGGGGCTGGCTGTACGGTGTGCTGGGTGTGTTGCTGCTGCTCCCGTCCGTGTCGTTATACAGCGGATTGACCGGGCTGGTGATGCTGGGTTTTTTCCTGCAACTGAGTGTGCTTGACAGTGAACAGGGGTGGCTGCCCCGCGAGTTTACCGTCCGGTGTGGGCTGGCCGGTCTGCTGGTCAGTCTGGGGAATGCAGGCACACCGAAGGATGTGCTGTGGGTGCTGCTCTCCGTCGGCTCACCGGTGCTGCTGTTTGGCGGGGTGCGTTGGGGGGCAATGCGCCGTACCGGCGTGGCATCGCTGGGGCTGGGAGATGTGTATCTGGTCGGCGCCCTGGGTGCCTGGCTGGGGCTGCCGCTGGTCATGGATGCCCTGTTGCTGGGGGTTTACGGCTTCATCTTCTCCCTGCTCTGGCAGCGTGTGCAGCGTTTCCCAATGAGCGAAGGTGGGCCTCTGGGGCCCTGGCTGTGTGGCGGGGCTCTGGTGGTCACGCTGGTTGAACGTTATGCCCCGCTGTTGCCGTGGGCCGTCTGA